The Streptomyces kanamyceticus genome window below encodes:
- the paaD gene encoding 1,2-phenylacetyl-CoA epoxidase subunit PaaD has translation MVTTAHPAPTALEAELLALAGSVPDPELPVLTLAELGVVRGVRVLPSGEVDVELTPTYTGCPAIEAMSADIERVLHDRGMAEVSVRTVLSPAWSTDDISAEGRRKLTEFGIAPPRSHATEGPVPLGLSIRCPHCGSTDTELLSRFSSTACKALRRCASCREPFDHFKEL, from the coding sequence ATGGTGACGACAGCGCACCCCGCGCCGACCGCGCTCGAAGCGGAGCTCCTGGCCCTGGCGGGCTCGGTGCCCGACCCCGAGCTGCCCGTGCTCACCCTGGCCGAGCTCGGAGTGGTGCGCGGCGTGCGGGTCCTCCCCTCCGGCGAGGTCGACGTCGAGCTGACCCCCACGTACACGGGCTGCCCGGCCATCGAGGCCATGTCCGCCGACATAGAGCGGGTCCTGCACGACCGCGGCATGGCCGAGGTCTCGGTGCGCACCGTGCTCTCCCCCGCCTGGTCGACGGACGACATCAGCGCCGAAGGCCGCCGCAAACTCACCGAGTTCGGCATCGCCCCACCGCGCTCCCACGCGACCGAAGGACCGGTCCCCCTGGGCCTGTCCATCCGCTGCCCGCACTGCGGATCCACCGACACGGAACTGCTCAGCCGCTTCTCCTCCACGGCCTGCAAGGCCCTGCGCCGCTGTGCGTCCTGCCGTGAACCCTTCGACCACTTCAAGGAGTTGTGA
- a CDS encoding acyl-CoA dehydrogenase family protein has protein sequence MDFTFTEEQQAVVEAAKAIFADVAPDAVPSPALTPGAVADDFDRALWSRLADADLLGVLVDAEHGGVGLDAIALCLVLRESAKVLARVPLLESGAAAYAVGAHGGEELKRRVLPAAARGELVLTVAASGRTGHDPAELAVTAQRDGDSWVLNGLQTAVPWARNADLIVVPGHTPEGRTVLALVPREQPGLTIAEQVSTSGERLGEVHLESVRVTASDVIDADGAWDGLRDLLATGTCALALGLGEGVLRMTSEYTSKREQFGHPVATFQAVAVQAADRYIDLRAMEATLWQAAWRVSTGADGALPTAGDVAVAKIWASDGVRRVVQTAQHLHGGFGADTDYPLHRYHAWAKQLELSLGPAAAHEEALGDLLAAHALGC, from the coding sequence GTGGACTTCACCTTCACCGAGGAACAGCAGGCCGTGGTCGAGGCGGCGAAGGCGATCTTCGCCGACGTCGCGCCGGACGCGGTGCCGAGCCCGGCCCTCACGCCCGGCGCGGTCGCCGATGACTTCGACCGCGCCCTGTGGTCCCGGCTCGCCGACGCCGACCTGCTCGGCGTGCTCGTCGACGCCGAGCACGGCGGCGTGGGCCTCGACGCCATCGCCCTGTGCCTGGTCCTGCGCGAGTCCGCGAAGGTGCTCGCGCGGGTCCCGCTCCTGGAGAGCGGCGCCGCCGCGTACGCCGTAGGGGCCCATGGCGGCGAGGAGTTGAAGCGAAGGGTCCTCCCCGCGGCCGCCCGCGGGGAGCTCGTCCTGACGGTCGCCGCCAGCGGCCGCACCGGACACGACCCCGCCGAGCTCGCCGTCACCGCGCAGCGCGACGGCGACAGCTGGGTCCTGAACGGGCTGCAGACCGCCGTGCCCTGGGCGCGGAACGCCGACCTGATCGTCGTGCCCGGTCACACTCCCGAGGGACGTACGGTCCTCGCCCTCGTCCCCCGCGAACAGCCCGGCCTCACCATCGCCGAGCAGGTCTCCACCAGCGGCGAACGCCTCGGCGAAGTCCACCTGGAATCCGTGCGCGTCACCGCGTCGGACGTCATCGATGCCGACGGCGCCTGGGACGGACTACGCGACCTGCTCGCCACCGGCACGTGCGCGCTCGCCCTTGGCCTCGGCGAGGGCGTGCTGCGCATGACGAGCGAATACACCAGCAAGCGCGAGCAGTTCGGCCACCCCGTGGCCACCTTCCAGGCCGTGGCCGTGCAGGCCGCCGACCGCTACATCGACCTGCGCGCGATGGAAGCCACCCTCTGGCAGGCCGCCTGGCGCGTCAGCACCGGCGCCGACGGCGCCCTGCCCACCGCGGGAGACGTCGCCGTCGCCAAGATCTGGGCCTCCGACGGCGTACGCAGGGTCGTACAGACCGCCCAGCACCTGCACGGCGGCTTCGGCGCGGACACCGACTACCCCCTGCACCGCTACCACGCCTGGGCCAAGCAGCTGGAGCTCTCGCTCGGCCCGGCGGCGGCGCACGAGGAGGCCTTGGGCGACCTGCTGGCCGCCCACGCGCTCGGCTGCTAG
- a CDS encoding FHA domain-containing protein FhaB/FipA, with product MSELTLTVMRLGFLAVLWLFVIVAVQVIRSDLFGTRVTQRGSRRERPQQAARQQQAAAPPQQRQQGGGGRQRRGAPSKLVVSEGILAGTTVALQGQTISLGRAHDSTIVLDDDYASSRHARIYPDRDGQWIVEDLGSTNGTYLDRTRLTTPTPVPLGAPIRIGKTVIELRK from the coding sequence ATGTCAGAGCTGACCCTGACGGTCATGCGGCTAGGTTTTCTAGCCGTTCTGTGGCTGTTCGTGATCGTGGCCGTCCAGGTCATCCGCAGCGACCTGTTCGGAACGCGCGTCACACAGCGCGGTTCGCGCCGAGAGCGGCCACAGCAGGCCGCCCGGCAACAGCAGGCCGCCGCACCGCCGCAGCAGCGCCAGCAGGGCGGTGGCGGCCGCCAGCGCCGCGGCGCCCCCAGCAAGCTGGTCGTCTCCGAGGGCATCCTCGCCGGGACGACGGTCGCGCTGCAGGGGCAGACCATCTCGCTGGGCCGTGCGCACGATTCCACGATCGTGCTGGACGACGACTACGCCTCCAGCAGGCATGCCAGGATCTACCCGGACCGGGACGGCCAGTGGATCGTCGAGGATCTCGGGTCCACCAACGGCACGTATCTCGACCGGACCCGACTCACCACCCCGACGCCCGTTCCCCTCGGCGCGCCGATCCGCATCGGCAAGACCGTCATCGAGCTGCGGAAGTAG
- a CDS encoding FtsW/RodA/SpoVE family cell cycle protein, with protein sequence MSSTTHTSTIGAIGAPSRRNTELALLAFAVVIPLFAYMNVGLALDGKVPTGMLGYGLGLGLLAGVGHIVVRKFAAYADPLLLPLATLLNGLGLVIIWRLDQSEKLQQRKNFVEAAPNQLMYSAIGVALFVGVLLLLKDHRVLQRYTYISMVGAIVLLLLPLVPGLGMNVFGAKIWIRVGGFSIQPGEFAKIVIAIFFAGYLMVKRDALALASRRFMGLYLPRGRDLGPIIVVWAISILILVFETDLGTSLLFFGMFVVMLYVATERTSWIVFGLLMSAVGAVGVASFEPHVQQRVDAWLNPFAPETIAQTDQIAQSLMAFGSGGVLGTGLGQGNSDLIGFAANSDFILATFGEEMGLAGVMAILLIYGLIVERGVRTALAARDPFGKLLAIGLSGAFAIQVFVVSGGVMGLIPLTGMTMPFLAYGGSSVIANWALIGILIRISDTARRPAPSPAPNPDAEMTQVVRP encoded by the coding sequence ATGAGCAGTACTACACACACGTCGACGATCGGCGCGATCGGGGCGCCGAGCCGGCGCAACACCGAGCTCGCGCTGCTCGCGTTCGCGGTCGTCATCCCGCTGTTCGCCTACATGAACGTGGGCCTCGCCCTTGACGGCAAGGTCCCCACGGGCATGCTCGGCTACGGCCTGGGGCTCGGTCTCCTGGCCGGCGTCGGCCACATCGTCGTACGCAAGTTCGCCGCGTACGCCGATCCGCTGCTGCTGCCGCTGGCGACGCTGCTCAACGGACTCGGTCTGGTGATCATCTGGCGCCTCGACCAGTCGGAGAAGCTCCAGCAGCGCAAGAACTTCGTCGAGGCCGCGCCGAACCAGCTGATGTACTCGGCGATCGGCGTCGCCCTCTTCGTCGGCGTGCTGCTCCTGCTCAAGGACCACCGCGTCCTGCAGCGCTACACGTACATCTCCATGGTCGGCGCGATCGTCCTGCTGCTCCTTCCGCTCGTGCCGGGCCTCGGCATGAACGTGTTCGGCGCCAAGATCTGGATCCGGGTCGGTGGTTTCTCCATCCAGCCCGGTGAGTTCGCGAAGATCGTCATCGCGATCTTCTTCGCCGGATATCTGATGGTGAAGCGGGACGCGCTCGCCCTGGCCAGCCGCCGCTTCATGGGCCTGTACCTGCCGCGCGGCCGCGACCTCGGCCCGATCATCGTCGTCTGGGCGATCTCGATCCTGATCCTGGTCTTCGAGACCGACCTCGGTACGTCGCTGCTGTTCTTCGGCATGTTCGTCGTGATGCTGTACGTCGCCACGGAGCGCACCAGCTGGATCGTCTTCGGTCTGCTGATGTCCGCCGTCGGCGCGGTCGGCGTGGCCTCTTTCGAGCCCCACGTGCAGCAGCGTGTGGACGCCTGGCTGAACCCGTTCGCCCCGGAGACCATCGCCCAGACCGACCAGATCGCCCAGTCGCTGATGGCCTTCGGCTCCGGCGGCGTCCTCGGCACCGGCCTCGGCCAGGGCAACTCCGACCTCATCGGCTTCGCCGCCAACTCCGACTTCATCCTCGCCACCTTCGGCGAGGAGATGGGTCTGGCGGGCGTCATGGCGATCCTGCTGATCTACGGCCTGATCGTGGAGCGCGGCGTGCGCACGGCGCTCGCCGCCCGCGACCCGTTCGGCAAGCTCCTGGCGATCGGCCTCTCCGGAGCCTTCGCCATCCAGGTCTTCGTCGTCTCCGGCGGCGTCATGGGCCTGATCCCGCTGACGGGTATGACCATGCCCTTCCTGGCGTACGGCGGTTCCTCCGTCATCGCCAACTGGGCCCTGATCGGCATCCTGATCCGGATCAGCGACACCGCTCGGCGGCCCGCCCCGTCCCCCGCACCGAACCCCGACGCTGAGATGACCCAGGTGGTCCGACCGTGA
- a CDS encoding FhaA domain-containing protein gives MGVLKKFEQRLEGLVNGTFAKVFKSEVQPVEIAGALQRECDNNATIWNRERTVVPNDFIVELSAPDFERLSPYSGQLGDELSGMVRDYAKQQRYSFMGPIKVHLEKAEDLDTGLYRVRSRTLASSSSQGPDQAPAGPGGPAGPSRGASGGAGGGAGGAGGGYGYPQPPSGAPGGAGAPPMPSAPPPGGGRPGGQSPAPSRPQSPGAGPLPGAQVRRWIEINGNRHQISRPTLVLGRSTDADVRIDDPGVSRRHCEIRTGTPSTIQDLGSTNGIVVDGQHTTRATLRDGSRIVVGQTTIVYRQAEG, from the coding sequence ATGGGAGTCCTGAAGAAGTTCGAGCAGCGACTTGAAGGTCTGGTCAACGGCACCTTCGCCAAGGTGTTCAAGTCCGAAGTCCAGCCCGTCGAGATCGCCGGCGCCCTCCAGCGCGAGTGCGACAACAACGCGACGATCTGGAACCGCGAGCGGACCGTCGTCCCCAACGACTTCATCGTCGAGCTCAGCGCACCCGACTTCGAGCGCCTGAGCCCGTATTCGGGCCAGCTCGGGGACGAGCTCTCCGGCATGGTCCGCGACTACGCCAAGCAGCAGCGGTACAGCTTCATGGGCCCCATCAAGGTCCACCTGGAGAAGGCCGAGGACCTCGACACCGGCCTGTACCGCGTGCGCAGCCGCACGCTCGCCTCCAGCTCCTCCCAGGGGCCCGACCAAGCTCCCGCGGGCCCCGGCGGCCCTGCCGGGCCCAGTCGTGGCGCTAGCGGCGGTGCGGGCGGCGGCGCAGGCGGTGCGGGCGGCGGCTACGGATATCCGCAACCGCCCTCCGGAGCTCCCGGTGGCGCGGGCGCACCTCCCATGCCGAGCGCGCCACCACCCGGCGGCGGCCGTCCAGGCGGCCAGTCCCCGGCACCGAGCAGGCCCCAGAGCCCCGGCGCCGGACCACTTCCGGGCGCGCAGGTGCGGCGCTGGATCGAGATCAACGGCAATCGCCATCAGATCTCCCGCCCGACGCTGGTGCTGGGTCGCAGCACCGACGCCGATGTGCGGATCGACGACCCCGGCGTATCGCGTCGGCACTGTGAGATCCGGACCGGAACGCCCTCGACGATCCAGGATCTCGGGTCTACCAACGGCATCGTGGTAGACGGGCAGCACACCACCCGCGCTACGCTCCGCGACGGTTCGCGGATCGTCGTGGGCCAAACCACCATCGTTTACCGGCAAGCCGAAGGGTGA
- a CDS encoding rhodanese-like domain-containing protein, with protein sequence MPTVGVDDLANGDFLLDVREDDEWQAGHAEGALHLPMSEFVARYGELTEAAPQDGRVNVICRSGGRSAQVTMYLGQQGIEAVNVAGGMEAWAASGRPVVDDKGQPGTVV encoded by the coding sequence GTGCCCACGGTCGGCGTCGATGACCTCGCGAACGGCGATTTCCTGCTGGACGTCCGCGAGGACGACGAATGGCAGGCGGGTCACGCCGAGGGCGCGCTGCACCTCCCCATGAGTGAATTCGTCGCCCGTTACGGTGAGTTGACCGAGGCCGCGCCGCAGGACGGCCGGGTCAACGTCATCTGCCGGTCCGGCGGGCGCTCCGCCCAGGTCACCATGTACCTGGGGCAGCAGGGCATCGAAGCGGTGAACGTCGCCGGTGGCATGGAGGCGTGGGCGGCCTCCGGCCGGCCCGTCGTCGACGACAAGGGCCAGCCGGGCACCGTCGTCTAG
- a CDS encoding peptidoglycan D,D-transpeptidase FtsI family protein, with protein MNKPLRRIAIFCGLLVLALLARDNWLQYVQADSLAKHEKNRRVTIERYAQPRGDIIVDGKPITGSKATPGSDLKYKRTWKDGPMWAPVTGYSSQRIGANQLENIDDGILTGNDDRLFFRRTLDMLTGEKKEGGNVVTTLNSAAQKAAYDGLKSKGKGAVAAIDPSTGAILALASTPSYDPGDFAGNTDDEAQKFLDLDKNKDKPLVNRALRETYPPGSTFKVVTAAAALEHGLYTDIDSKTDSPLPWTMPNTTQPLKNEGDLPCKNATLREALRVSCNTVFGKIGSDLGKDKMLETAKKFGFNSEQFTPVRSNASNFPEDMDKPQTALSSIGQFETATTPLQMAMVTSAIANDGKLMEPYMVSELQARNLDTIEKHSPKEMSEPLSKENAQKLQEMMETVVEKGTGTNARIPGVTVGGKTGTAQHGVANSKNPYAWFISYAKTDSGSPVAVAVVVEDSGASRQDISGGGLAAPIAKDVMKAVIDSKK; from the coding sequence GTGAACAAGCCCCTGCGCCGGATCGCGATCTTCTGCGGGCTCCTCGTCCTGGCCCTGCTCGCCCGGGACAACTGGCTGCAGTACGTCCAGGCCGACTCCCTGGCCAAGCACGAGAAGAACCGCCGCGTCACCATCGAGCGGTACGCCCAGCCGCGCGGCGACATCATCGTCGACGGCAAGCCCATCACCGGTTCAAAGGCCACCCCGGGCAGCGACCTGAAGTACAAGCGCACCTGGAAGGACGGGCCCATGTGGGCCCCCGTCACCGGCTACTCCTCGCAGCGCATCGGCGCCAACCAGCTGGAGAACATCGACGACGGCATCCTCACCGGCAACGACGACCGGCTCTTCTTCCGCCGCACGCTGGACATGCTGACCGGCGAGAAGAAGGAGGGCGGCAATGTCGTCACCACCCTCAACTCCGCCGCGCAGAAGGCCGCGTACGACGGTCTGAAGAGCAAGGGCAAGGGCGCCGTCGCCGCGATCGACCCGTCCACGGGCGCGATCCTGGCGCTCGCCTCCACTCCGTCGTACGACCCGGGGGACTTCGCGGGCAACACCGACGACGAGGCCCAGAAGTTCCTCGACCTCGACAAGAACAAGGACAAGCCGCTGGTCAACCGCGCGCTGCGCGAGACCTACCCGCCCGGCTCCACCTTCAAGGTGGTCACGGCGGCGGCCGCCCTCGAGCACGGCCTGTACACCGACATCGACAGCAAGACGGACTCGCCCCTTCCGTGGACGATGCCGAACACCACGCAGCCGCTGAAGAACGAGGGCGACCTGCCCTGCAAGAACGCCACGCTGCGCGAGGCGCTGCGGGTCTCCTGCAACACCGTCTTCGGCAAGATCGGCTCCGATCTCGGCAAGGACAAGATGCTGGAGACGGCGAAGAAGTTCGGCTTCAACTCCGAGCAGTTCACGCCGGTCCGCTCCAACGCCTCCAACTTCCCCGAGGACATGGACAAGCCGCAGACCGCGCTGTCCTCCATCGGCCAGTTCGAGACCGCCACGACGCCCCTGCAGATGGCCATGGTCACCTCCGCGATCGCCAACGACGGCAAGCTCATGGAGCCGTACATGGTCAGCGAACTGCAGGCCCGCAACCTGGACACCATCGAGAAGCACTCGCCCAAGGAGATGAGCGAGCCGCTGTCGAAGGAGAACGCCCAGAAGCTCCAGGAAATGATGGAGACGGTCGTCGAGAAGGGCACCGGAACCAACGCCAGGATCCCGGGCGTCACCGTGGGCGGCAAGACGGGTACGGCACAGCACGGCGTCGCGAACAGCAAGAACCCGTACGCCTGGTTCATCTCGTACGCGAAGACGGACTCCGGTTCGCCGGTCGCCGTCGCCGTGGTGGTGGAGGACAGCGGCGCCAGCCGCCAGGACATCTCCGGTGGTGGCCTCGCCGCTCCCATCGCCAAGGACGTGATGAAGGCAGTCATCGACAGCAAGAAGTGA
- a CDS encoding Stp1/IreP family PP2C-type Ser/Thr phosphatase: protein MSLSLRFAAGSHKGMIREGNEDSGYAGPRLLAIADGMGGQAAGEVASSEVISTIVALDDDVPGSDILTSLGTAVQRANDQLRIMVEEDPQLEGMGTTLTALLWTGQRLGLVHVGDSRAYLLRDGVLTQITQDHTWVQRLVDEGRITEEEATTHPQRSLLMRALGSGDHVEPDLSIREVRAGDRYLICSDGLSGVVSHQTMEDTLASYQGPQETVQELIQLALRGGGPDNITVIVADVLDIDSGDTLAGQLSDTPVVVGAVAENQLQAQDDGAMQTPAGRASGLGRPVPPQPSGGGFGPPGSGDTTGYAPEGGFGAYDDEDFVKPRGGRKWIKRSLYVVLALAVIAGGLYGGYRWTQTQYYVGTKDKHIALYRGIDQDLAWVSLSKVERDHPEIELKYLPPYQRKQVEGTIPEDNLDDAKGKVEELGLQASACKKDAERRDAAERAKKDKSGKDEGAPGRVEENAPTGNPTETDKTDKNKSKTAPTPTPGPSLSDDEQKLVPLCGKQ from the coding sequence ATGAGTCTGTCTTTGCGCTTCGCCGCCGGATCGCACAAAGGCATGATCCGGGAGGGGAACGAGGACTCCGGTTACGCCGGACCACGTCTCCTCGCGATCGCCGACGGCATGGGGGGCCAGGCCGCGGGCGAAGTGGCGAGTTCCGAGGTGATCTCGACGATCGTCGCGCTCGACGACGACGTACCGGGCTCGGACATCCTCACCTCGCTCGGCACGGCCGTGCAGCGGGCCAACGACCAGTTGCGGATCATGGTCGAGGAGGACCCCCAGCTCGAGGGCATGGGGACCACCCTGACCGCCCTCCTGTGGACGGGCCAGCGCCTCGGCCTCGTGCATGTCGGCGACTCGCGCGCGTACCTCCTGCGGGACGGCGTCCTGACGCAGATCACGCAGGACCACACCTGGGTGCAGCGCCTGGTCGACGAGGGCCGCATCACCGAGGAAGAGGCCACCACGCACCCGCAGAGGTCCCTCCTCATGCGCGCGCTGGGCAGCGGCGACCACGTCGAGCCGGACCTCTCCATCCGTGAGGTCCGCGCCGGTGACCGCTATCTGATCTGCTCGGACGGTCTGTCGGGCGTCGTCTCCCACCAGACGATGGAAGACACCCTCGCCAGCTACCAGGGCCCCCAGGAGACCGTGCAGGAGCTGATCCAGCTCGCGCTGCGCGGCGGCGGCCCCGACAACATCACGGTGATCGTCGCCGACGTCCTGGACATCGACAGCGGCGACACCCTCGCGGGTCAGCTGTCCGACACCCCCGTGGTGGTCGGCGCGGTCGCCGAGAACCAGCTCCAGGCGCAGGACGACGGCGCCATGCAGACGCCCGCGGGCCGCGCCTCCGGGCTCGGCCGCCCGGTGCCGCCGCAGCCCTCCGGAGGCGGCTTCGGCCCTCCGGGAAGCGGTGACACCACGGGGTACGCCCCCGAGGGCGGCTTCGGCGCGTACGACGACGAGGACTTCGTGAAGCCCCGCGGCGGCCGCAAGTGGATCAAGAGATCCCTCTACGTGGTCCTCGCGCTCGCGGTCATCGCCGGTGGTCTCTACGGCGGCTACCGCTGGACGCAGACCCAGTACTACGTGGGCACGAAGGACAAGCACATCGCTCTCTACCGCGGCATCGACCAGGATCTGGCCTGGGTCAGCCTGTCGAAGGTGGAGCGGGACCACCCCGAGATCGAACTCAAGTACCTGCCGCCGTACCAGCGCAAGCAGGTCGAGGGGACCATCCCCGAGGACAACCTCGACGACGCCAAGGGCAAGGTCGAGGAGCTGGGCCTGCAGGCCTCCGCGTGCAAGAAGGACGCGGAGCGCCGCGATGCGGCGGAGCGCGCGAAGAAGGACAAGTCCGGCAAGGACGAGGGCGCGCCCGGCAGGGTCGAGGAGAACGCCCCGACCGGCAACCCGACCGAGACCGACAAGACCGACAAGAACAAGTCCAAGACCGCGCCGACTCCCACACCCGGCCCCAGCCTCTCCGACGATGAGCAGAAGCTGGTCCCGCTGTGCGGTAAGCAGTAA
- a CDS encoding 2Fe-2S iron-sulfur cluster-binding protein: protein MARFHPLRVAAVDRLTDDSVTLTFDVPPPLREEYAFTPGQHLAVRRFVDGTEIRRTYSICSPAPLPGAQGEPRTLRVGVRLVEDGAFSTYAFKEVAVGDELEVMTPAGRFTLDPAPGRYAAVVGGSGITPVLSIVTTLLEREPRADFCLIRSDRTAASTMFLEEVADLKDRWPDRFQLVTVLSREEQQAGLDSGRLDEERLAGLLPALLPVAEIEAWFLCGPFGLVQSAERTLRGLDVPRRRIHQEIFHVDDGGAPVAPATPAPAHSTVTATLDGRSGTWPVLDGESLLETVLRNRADAPYACKGGVCGTCRAFRVSGEVRMDRNFALEPEETEAGYVLACQSHPATDTVELDFDR from the coding sequence ATGGCCCGCTTCCACCCGCTCCGGGTAGCGGCGGTCGACCGGCTCACCGACGACTCCGTGACGCTGACCTTCGACGTACCGCCCCCGCTGCGGGAGGAGTACGCGTTCACACCGGGCCAGCACCTCGCCGTCCGCCGCTTCGTCGACGGCACCGAGATCCGGCGTACGTACTCGATCTGCTCCCCTGCGCCGCTCCCCGGCGCCCAGGGAGAGCCCCGGACCCTGCGCGTCGGCGTGCGCCTCGTCGAGGACGGCGCCTTCTCGACGTACGCCTTCAAGGAAGTCGCCGTCGGCGACGAGCTCGAGGTGATGACCCCGGCCGGGCGCTTCACCCTGGACCCCGCGCCCGGACGCTATGCGGCCGTGGTCGGCGGCAGCGGCATCACCCCCGTGCTCTCCATCGTCACGACGCTCCTGGAGCGCGAGCCGCGGGCGGACTTCTGTCTCATACGCAGCGACCGCACCGCCGCCTCGACGATGTTCCTGGAGGAGGTCGCCGACCTCAAGGACCGCTGGCCCGACCGGTTCCAGCTGGTGACCGTGCTCTCGCGCGAGGAGCAGCAGGCGGGGCTCGACTCCGGTCGGCTCGACGAGGAGCGGCTCGCCGGGCTGCTGCCCGCGTTGCTGCCCGTGGCGGAGATCGAGGCGTGGTTCCTGTGCGGCCCGTTCGGCCTGGTGCAGAGCGCCGAGCGGACCCTGCGCGGCCTCGACGTGCCCCGTCGGCGCATCCACCAGGAGATCTTCCACGTGGACGACGGCGGCGCCCCCGTGGCCCCCGCCACCCCGGCGCCCGCGCACAGCACAGTGACGGCGACCCTCGACGGCCGCTCCGGCACCTGGCCGGTCCTGGACGGCGAGAGCCTCCTGGAGACGGTCCTGCGCAACCGCGCGGACGCGCCCTACGCCTGCAAGGGCGGGGTGTGCGGCACCTGCCGGGCGTTCCGGGTCTCGGGCGAGGTGCGGATGGACCGCAACTTCGCGCTGGAGCCGGAGGAGACGGAGGCCGGATACGTGCTGGCGTGCCAGTCCCATCCGGCCACGGACACCGTGGAGTTGGACTTCGACCGCTGA
- a CDS encoding DUF2252 domain-containing protein, which produces MAQLGGAVPAQRGRQRSRERSGPRLPGVAGFAEWPAQGSPRAEGKALRARVPRSSHAEFAVHDERPDPVAAVVDSNRSRLPELAPIRVGRMSASPFAFLRGSAGLMAYDLARTPMTGVGAQICGDAHAANFGLYADARGGLVIDLNDFDETAHGPWEWDLKRLAASLVLAGREAGASESVCGEAAVGAVGAYRRTMRLLAKLPALDAWNAIADEQLVSHTDARDLVGTLERVSEKARHNTSARFAAKATERFDGTDGAVGRRFVDAPPVLRRVPDEEAAAVAGSLGGYLGTLAEDRLPLLARYAIQDVAFRVVGTGSVGLRSYVVLLLDHRGEPLVLQVKEARPSALLPHLPVAGFKAPEATHEGRRVVLGQKRMQVVSDFLLGWATVDGLPFQVRQFRNRKGSVDPAALAADQIDDYGRMTGALLARAHAHSADPRLIAGYCGKNDELDEAVGRFATAYADRTEADHALLVRAVKEGRIAAEAGV; this is translated from the coding sequence ATGGCGCAGCTTGGTGGGGCGGTTCCGGCGCAGCGGGGGCGGCAGCGGTCGCGGGAGCGGTCGGGGCCCCGGCTTCCCGGGGTCGCGGGGTTCGCCGAGTGGCCTGCTCAGGGGTCGCCCAGGGCCGAGGGCAAGGCGCTGCGGGCGCGGGTGCCCCGTTCCTCGCACGCGGAGTTCGCGGTGCACGACGAGCGGCCCGATCCCGTGGCCGCCGTGGTGGACTCCAACCGCAGCAGGCTCCCCGAGCTCGCGCCGATCCGGGTCGGCAGGATGTCGGCCTCGCCCTTCGCGTTCCTGCGCGGTTCGGCGGGACTCATGGCGTACGACCTCGCACGTACCCCGATGACCGGCGTCGGCGCGCAGATATGCGGAGACGCGCATGCGGCGAACTTCGGTCTGTACGCGGACGCGCGCGGCGGTCTCGTCATCGATCTGAACGACTTCGACGAGACGGCGCACGGCCCGTGGGAGTGGGACCTCAAGCGCCTCGCCGCCTCTTTGGTCCTCGCGGGGCGCGAGGCGGGGGCGAGCGAGTCCGTCTGCGGGGAGGCGGCGGTGGGCGCGGTGGGGGCGTACCGGCGGACCATGCGGCTGCTCGCGAAGCTGCCCGCGCTCGACGCGTGGAACGCCATCGCGGACGAGCAGCTCGTCTCGCACACCGACGCGCGTGACCTCGTCGGCACCCTGGAGCGGGTCTCGGAGAAGGCGCGGCACAACACGAGCGCCCGGTTCGCGGCGAAGGCCACGGAGCGGTTCGACGGGACCGACGGTGCTGTGGGGCGGCGCTTCGTCGACGCCCCGCCGGTGCTGCGGCGCGTGCCCGACGAGGAGGCGGCCGCGGTGGCGGGCTCGCTCGGCGGGTATCTGGGCACGCTGGCCGAGGACCGGCTGCCGCTGCTCGCGCGGTACGCGATCCAGGACGTGGCGTTCCGCGTCGTGGGCACGGGCAGCGTGGGACTGCGGTCCTACGTGGTGCTGCTGCTCGACCACCGGGGCGAGCCGCTGGTGCTCCAGGTGAAGGAGGCGCGGCCCTCCGCGCTGCTGCCGCATCTGCCGGTCGCGGGCTTCAAGGCGCCCGAGGCCACGCACGAGGGGCGCAGGGTGGTGCTCGGGCAGAAGCGGATGCAAGTGGTCAGCGACTTCCTGCTGGGCTGGGCGACGGTCGACGGACTGCCCTTCCAGGTACGGCAGTTCAGGAACCGCAAGGGCAGCGTGGACCCCGCGGCGCTGGCCGCCGACCAGATCGACGACTACGGCCGGATGACCGGCGCCCTGCTGGCCCGCGCCCACGCGCACAGCGCCGACCCGCGTCTCATAGCGGGGTACTGCGGCAAGAACGACGAGCTGGACGAGGCGGTGGGACGGTTCGCCACGGCGTACGCGGACCGGACGGAGGCGGATCACGCGCTGCTGGTGCGGGCGGTCAAGGAGGGGCGGATCGCCGCTGAGGCGGGGGTGTGA